The following proteins are co-located in the Calliphora vicina chromosome 2, idCalVici1.1, whole genome shotgun sequence genome:
- the LOC135952498 gene encoding uncharacterized protein LOC135952498 has protein sequence MSVNQNGQLILQTLQNLEEPSTILKISKTIADAVGADINDVKESVKATLDGGVQYGYVQRLNRKYFSAPVDMGEMDTSVPNDQSNDVDMSKELADRSARRRRRTVRGRRSRGRRVGSRRRRRSRR, from the exons atgtcgGTAAATCAAAATGGTCAATTAATTTTACAAACATTGCAAAATTTGGAGGAGCCCTCTACTAtattgaaaatatcaaaaacaatAGCCGATGCTGTGGGT gctGATATTAATGATGTTAAGGAATCGGTTAAGGCTACATTGGATGGTGGCGTTCAATATGGTTATGTTCAGCGTTTGAACCGCAAATATTTTTCAGCTCCCGTGGACATGGGGGAAATGGATACATCGGTGCCAAATGATCAAAGCAATGATGTAGACATGTCTAAAGAATTAGCAGACCGCTCGGCTAGGAGAAGAAGACGAACAGTTCGTGGACGTAGAAGCCGTGGACGCCGTGTAGGAAGCAGACGCAGACGTAGATCTCgtcgttaa